A single window of Chitinivorax sp. B DNA harbors:
- a CDS encoding sulfurtransferase, with protein sequence MEKQLLVSTEWLGAHLRSPNLVILDVRHNLADPEAGKRAYISSHIPGARFLHLDHDLSGPKTGNNGRHPLPTPAEFGKLLRKLGVTPDKTLVAYDDAGGPYAARMWWMMRWIGLYNCAVLDGGWQKWLAEHRLVTQELPHYAESDHHGFQQDSLRVSADYVMQHLDDRDAMLVIDARSPDRYRGENETIDPVAGHIPGAVSRFFQHNLSISGTFKSPAELHHEFKALIGDRSPLTVVSQCGSGVTACHNLLAMELAGLHGAKLYPGSWSEWCSDPTRPVMRG encoded by the coding sequence ATGGAAAAACAATTATTGGTTTCCACTGAATGGCTTGGCGCACATTTACGCTCCCCAAATTTGGTGATTCTGGATGTCCGTCACAATTTAGCTGACCCGGAAGCAGGGAAGCGGGCCTATATTTCCTCGCATATTCCAGGGGCTCGGTTTCTACATCTGGACCATGATCTGTCGGGTCCTAAAACCGGTAACAATGGTCGACACCCCCTGCCAACACCAGCCGAGTTTGGCAAATTGTTACGCAAGCTAGGCGTTACGCCAGACAAGACACTGGTTGCATATGACGATGCGGGTGGGCCATATGCGGCAAGGATGTGGTGGATGATGCGTTGGATTGGCCTTTACAACTGCGCAGTGCTGGATGGGGGATGGCAGAAATGGCTGGCCGAACACCGCTTGGTGACACAAGAGCTTCCTCATTATGCGGAATCAGATCACCATGGTTTTCAGCAGGACTCTTTAAGGGTATCGGCCGATTATGTCATGCAGCATCTGGATGACCGCGATGCGATGTTGGTAATCGATGCCCGCAGCCCAGACCGCTATCGTGGTGAAAATGAGACGATCGACCCAGTAGCCGGGCATATTCCTGGCGCTGTCAGCCGTTTCTTCCAGCACAATCTGTCTATCAGCGGTACATTCAAATCACCGGCGGAGCTGCATCACGAGTTCAAGGCATTGATCGGTGATCGTTCTCCACTGACCGTTGTCTCCCAGTGTGGATCGGGTGTGACAGCCTGCCATAATTTGCTGGCCATGGAGCTGGCTGGATTACATGGGGCCAAATTGTATCCTGGTTCGTGGAGTGAATGGTGTAGCGATCCGACACGCCCCGTAATGAGGGGTTAA
- a CDS encoding transglutaminase family protein, with protein MRLAITHEAVFRHDTTVHHSIQHLRLTPHSSLLRRVVDWQLELPVPAYKSIDPYGNVLHVMTLDYPHREVRVKAHGVVETAPEFDTRIDKLPPLFFLRQTELTAPDLALREFADNHRHDAMTLRRLGRLMAAIRDRLQLVDDETEPATSAAHTFATGEGTSGHLTQVFLSCARYLGAPARYVSGYLYSLGEPTQQVSLHAWAETWCEGDWHIFDVANAANNLPHHLKLAIGLDFLDACPIHDVRNRKTEDEMDNEEWEWMDEME; from the coding sequence ATGAGACTTGCCATTACGCATGAGGCTGTATTCAGACATGATACGACGGTGCATCACAGCATCCAGCATTTGCGCCTGACACCACACAGCAGCTTGCTGCGCCGGGTTGTAGACTGGCAACTGGAATTACCGGTGCCAGCCTACAAGAGTATTGATCCTTACGGTAATGTGCTGCACGTCATGACGCTCGACTACCCACATCGCGAAGTCAGGGTCAAAGCGCACGGTGTTGTTGAAACCGCGCCGGAATTTGACACCCGGATCGATAAGCTCCCACCACTGTTTTTTCTTCGGCAAACCGAACTGACTGCACCAGATCTCGCATTACGGGAGTTTGCGGACAATCATCGTCATGATGCAATGACATTGCGTCGCCTGGGGCGTTTAATGGCTGCCATTCGCGATCGGCTTCAATTGGTTGATGACGAGACCGAACCAGCTACCTCCGCGGCACATACCTTTGCGACCGGTGAAGGTACCAGCGGACATTTGACGCAGGTCTTTCTATCCTGCGCACGCTATCTGGGTGCACCCGCACGTTATGTCAGCGGTTATCTCTATTCGCTTGGAGAGCCGACACAGCAAGTCAGTCTGCATGCATGGGCAGAAACCTGGTGTGAAGGCGATTGGCACATATTTGATGTGGCCAATGCGGCCAACAATTTGCCGCACCATCTGAAGCTGGCGATCGGCCTGGACTTTCTGGACGCTTGCCCGATTCATGATGTCCGTAATAGAAAAACCGAAGACGAAATGGACAATGAGGAATGGGAATGGATGGATGAAATGGAATGA
- the pbpG gene encoding D-alanyl-D-alanine endopeptidase, which translates to MLKRTTAWISAMLAFSLAMPDVAFAAPKSQSKQAQTSTKSAKSMKVLARKAAISKKLSKKSQRKAQYSAKTSRKGATRHASLASRSAFKRVVAHEPFKYKLQADDIVPESLQLASNSAVVFNENNGEVLFSKNNQAPMPIASITKLMTAMVTLDAKLPMDELVTISDEDIDKLRNTGSRLQVGTTLTRAELLLLALMSSENRAAAALARSYPGGTHAFVSKMNAKALSVGMKHATFYDSTGLNGGNVASAADLVMMVQAAYDYPEIRRYSTTPEYEVFLPSGRRLAYNNTNALVKEDDWQIGLSKTGFLNEAGKCLVMQATISNTPLVIVLLDSAGKYTRLADANRIKAWLERGGGAKMLYARS; encoded by the coding sequence ATGCTGAAACGAACCACTGCCTGGATCTCCGCCATGTTGGCGTTCTCGCTGGCCATGCCGGATGTAGCATTTGCTGCACCCAAGTCGCAGTCCAAACAGGCACAAACGTCTACAAAGTCGGCTAAGAGCATGAAAGTGCTTGCCCGTAAAGCCGCCATTAGTAAGAAGCTGAGCAAAAAATCCCAGCGTAAGGCGCAGTATTCGGCCAAGACCAGCCGTAAGGGCGCGACTCGCCATGCGAGCTTGGCAAGTCGGAGCGCATTCAAGCGGGTCGTTGCACATGAACCGTTCAAATACAAGCTGCAAGCAGACGATATCGTACCTGAGTCGTTGCAGCTCGCTTCCAACTCTGCAGTGGTGTTCAACGAGAACAATGGTGAAGTGTTGTTCTCGAAAAATAATCAGGCGCCGATGCCTATTGCTTCCATTACCAAATTAATGACCGCAATGGTCACATTGGATGCCAAATTACCAATGGACGAATTGGTGACCATCAGCGATGAAGACATAGACAAGTTGCGTAATACCGGTTCGCGCTTACAGGTTGGCACCACACTTACGCGTGCTGAGTTGCTGCTGTTGGCTCTGATGTCTTCAGAAAATCGTGCGGCGGCGGCATTGGCTCGCAGTTACCCAGGTGGAACACACGCATTTGTCAGCAAGATGAATGCAAAGGCGTTGTCGGTTGGCATGAAACATGCGACGTTTTACGATTCCACCGGATTGAACGGCGGGAATGTGGCATCGGCTGCAGACTTGGTGATGATGGTACAGGCGGCTTATGATTACCCGGAGATCCGGCGTTATTCCACCACCCCGGAATATGAAGTGTTTCTGCCATCTGGTCGCCGGTTGGCTTACAACAACACCAATGCGTTGGTGAAAGAAGATGACTGGCAGATTGGCTTATCAAAAACCGGGTTCTTGAATGAAGCTGGGAAGTGTCTAGTGATGCAGGCCACCATCTCCAATACCCCATTGGTCATTGTTCTGCTTGATTCGGCTGGTAAGTATACGCGGCTTGCAGATGCGAACCGGATCAAGGCTTGGCTGGAGCGTGGTGGTGGAGCGAAGATGTTGTACGCTCGTAGTTAA
- a CDS encoding protein adenylyltransferase SelO, with product MTHTLDNLNFTNRFARLPDVFYTRLAPTPLPAPYPVAFSQAAATLIDLSAKQFHDPQFADYLAGNLPLPGQDTLAALYAGHQFGHYVSQLGDGRAIWLGEVQNAQGDYWELQLKGAGETPYSRMGDGRAVLRSSIREFLCSEAMYGLGIPTTRALSIVGSDEPVYRETPETAAVILRMSPSFIRFGSFEVFFYRNQHDQIKQLADFVIHHYYPACKEAPNPYQAFLEAVIARTADLMADWQAVGFCHGVMNTDNMSILGLTLDYGPFGFLDAFDAGHICNHSDHSGRYAYDQQPAVALWNLHCLAQAMITLLDRDEAIEALRQFQPHYETAYLERMGRKLGLDTWRDEDDALLVDLLNLMQTHQIDYTIFFRKLCEFDPVATRHPIRDECLDRDAIDAWLARYAARLLQTSQATADRQAQMRRVNPKYVLRNHLAEIAIQAATRDRDYSEIDRLLNILIAPYDEHPGFEHYADYPPPWAQTLSVSCSS from the coding sequence ATGACCCATACGCTTGATAACCTGAATTTCACCAATCGTTTTGCACGCCTGCCCGATGTATTTTATACACGCCTCGCGCCTACACCGCTACCAGCGCCCTACCCGGTGGCATTCAGCCAAGCTGCTGCAACATTGATCGACTTGTCGGCCAAACAGTTTCACGACCCACAATTTGCAGATTATCTGGCTGGCAACTTACCCCTACCAGGACAAGACACGCTGGCAGCACTGTATGCGGGCCATCAATTTGGCCACTATGTGTCACAGCTGGGCGACGGTCGGGCCATTTGGCTCGGCGAAGTACAGAATGCCCAAGGTGACTATTGGGAATTGCAGCTCAAAGGCGCAGGTGAAACACCTTATTCCAGAATGGGGGATGGCCGCGCGGTATTGCGGTCCTCCATTCGCGAATTCTTGTGCTCGGAAGCGATGTATGGCCTTGGTATACCCACCACCCGTGCATTGAGTATTGTCGGGTCAGATGAACCGGTCTATCGTGAAACACCGGAAACCGCAGCGGTCATATTGCGGATGAGCCCTAGCTTCATTCGTTTCGGCAGCTTCGAAGTGTTCTTTTATCGCAATCAGCATGATCAGATAAAGCAACTGGCTGATTTTGTGATCCATCACTACTACCCTGCTTGTAAAGAGGCCCCCAATCCCTATCAGGCATTTCTGGAAGCCGTCATTGCCCGCACGGCAGACTTGATGGCCGATTGGCAGGCGGTAGGCTTCTGCCATGGTGTAATGAACACCGATAACATGTCGATTTTAGGTCTGACGCTGGACTATGGTCCATTTGGATTCCTGGATGCATTTGATGCCGGCCATATCTGCAATCATTCGGATCACAGCGGCCGTTACGCCTATGACCAGCAACCTGCTGTTGCGTTATGGAATCTACATTGTCTTGCCCAGGCAATGATCACATTACTGGATCGTGACGAAGCGATAGAGGCGTTGCGCCAGTTTCAGCCACACTACGAAACCGCCTATCTGGAGCGTATGGGTCGGAAGCTGGGCCTGGATACTTGGCGAGACGAGGATGACGCACTACTGGTTGACCTGCTCAATCTGATGCAAACCCATCAGATTGACTACACCATCTTCTTCCGTAAATTGTGTGAATTTGATCCTGTAGCCACACGGCACCCCATTCGTGATGAATGCCTGGATCGTGATGCAATCGATGCATGGCTTGCTCGCTATGCAGCACGTCTGCTGCAAACCAGTCAGGCAACAGCGGATCGGCAGGCCCAGATGCGCCGAGTCAATCCCAAGTATGTGCTACGAAACCATTTGGCTGAAATCGCCATTCAAGCTGCCACACGCGATCGCGACTATAGTGAAATTGATCGCCTGCTGAATATCCTCATCGCCCCCTATGACGAACATCCGGGCTTCGAACATTACGCTGACTACCCACCACCTTGGGCACAAACACTGAGTGTCAGCTGTTCCTCTTGA